A stretch of DNA from Hyalangium ruber:
AGCTCCATCACCCCCAGGCCCGCGACGGCCCGAGGCGCGAAGCGCGGGTGCTCGGCGAAGACGGGCTTGCGGTTGAGGGGACACACGTCCTGGCAGATGTCACAGCCGAAGACGAGGTTGTCCATCTCCACGCGGAAGGACTCGGGCACCTCGCGCTCGCGGTTCTCGATCGTCTGGTACGAGAGACACGCCCGCGCATCCACGCGCCCATTGCCCACCAGCGCCCCCGTGGGGCAGGACAGCAGGCACTTGCGACAGGGCCCACACCGGTCCGTCGCGGGCCCGCCGGCGTACGCGTCCACCTCCGCGTCGAGCACCACGGTGGACAGCAGCACCCACGAGCCGAAGCGCTCGGTGATGAAGCAGCCGTTCTTGCCCACGTAGCCCAGGCCCGCCCGCGCCGCCCATACCTTCTCCATCAACGGGCCACTGTCCACGCTGCCGTACGTTCCAATGCCCGGGTAGGTCTCCTTGAGCGCCTTGCGGAAGGCCTTCATCCGGTCGCGCAGCGTGGAGTGGTAGTCGCGCCCGCGCGCGTACCGGGCAATGGGCGAGTCGCTCGTCTCCGCGTCGTTCCGGTAGTAGTTGTTGGCGAAGACCACCACCGTCTTTGCCCCGGGCAGCAGTTGGGCGACGTCGAGGCGCTCGGCTGCCCGCTCCTTCATCCAGTCCATGTCCGCCGCGTAGCCGGCCTCGATCCACGAGTAGAGCGACTCGGGAGGAATGGGCTCGGCGCGAGCGAAGCCCACGAGGTCGAATCCGACGGCCTCGGAGAGCTGGCGCAGATAGGCGGTGGGCAGCACGTTCACGGCACTTCTCTTCTAGCGCTCCCCACGCCTCGGGGAGCTACTTTCCTGGCTTCTCCGGTATCCACTTCACATCTGCGACGCCCGCCCGGTGGTTGGCCACCCGGGCCATGACGAAGAGCAGATCCGAGAGTCGATTGAGGAAAACTCCCACCTCCCCCGGGACCTTCCCCTCGCGCAGCAGCGAGACGACGCGCCGCTCGGCCCTCCGACACACCGTGCGCGCCAGGTGCAGCGCGCTGGAGGCCTGACTGCCCCCGGGGAGGATGAAGTGTGTCATCTTGGGCAGTTCGCCCTCGAACGCGTCGATGGCCTTCTCCATGGCCTCGGACCACTCGGGCTTGAGCTGGGGGATGTGCGCGGCGGCCTTGGTGT
This window harbors:
- the queG gene encoding tRNA epoxyqueuosine(34) reductase QueG, which gives rise to MNVLPTAYLRQLSEAVGFDLVGFARAEPIPPESLYSWIEAGYAADMDWMKERAAERLDVAQLLPGAKTVVVFANNYYRNDAETSDSPIARYARGRDYHSTLRDRMKAFRKALKETYPGIGTYGSVDSGPLMEKVWAARAGLGYVGKNGCFITERFGSWVLLSTVVLDAEVDAYAGGPATDRCGPCRKCLLSCPTGALVGNGRVDARACLSYQTIENREREVPESFRVEMDNLVFGCDICQDVCPLNRKPVFAEHPRFAPRAVAGLGVMELAGLTPEQYRKFIPGTALARAHYDGLRRNAIYAMGAARDASARPLLEKLSGDTSDLVRSAAHWALRQLAQ
- a CDS encoding cob(I)yrinic acid a,c-diamide adenosyltransferase, with translation MKIYTKTGDAGETGLFGGGRVPKDDERVDAYGEVDELNATLGLARSFGLPQELDGLLQRLQDQLFTVGAVMATPLDTKAAAHIPQLKPEWSEAMEKAIDAFEGELPKMTHFILPGGSQASSALHLARTVCRRAERRVVSLLREGKVPGEVGVFLNRLSDLLFVMARVANHRAGVADVKWIPEKPGK